Proteins encoded by one window of bacterium:
- a CDS encoding transposase yields MNRKAWLKKGQRTVVKVNRKKQSQSYIGFLNQKTFARHLYEMPWQNSDEVLVATQQFLKAYPHKKICIVWDNAPFHKSLKIREQLKNGGLLERVHLIAMPPYAPDENPIEHVWNTAK; encoded by the coding sequence ATCAACCGAAAGGCTTGGCTCAAAAAAGGACAGCGTACAGTAGTTAAGGTTAACCGCAAGAAGCAAAGCCAAAGCTACATTGGTTTCCTGAACCAAAAGACGTTTGCCCGCCATCTCTACGAGATGCCTTGGCAAAACAGTGACGAGGTGCTCGTTGCAACACAGCAATTCCTAAAAGCATACCCACACAAGAAGATCTGTATTGTCTGGGACAATGCCCCATTCCACAAAAGCTTAAAGATACGAGAACAACTGAAGAATGGTGGATTACTTGAGCGAGTCCATCTCATTGCTATGCCACCTTATGCGCCAGATGAGAACCCTATTGAACATGTTTGGAATACTGCTAAGTAG